In Paracoccaceae bacterium Fryx2, a single genomic region encodes these proteins:
- the istB gene encoding IS21-like element helper ATPase IstB codes for MLTHPTHDRLLALGLTGIASALEEQRRSTAFDALSFEERLGLLVDREAAERDTKKLASRLKFAALRQDASVEDLDLRSPRGLDRSVMAHLADGGWIARHENLLITGPTGLGKSWIACALGHKACRDGRPVLYQRAPRMFEALALARGDGRHERILKTIARMDVLIIDDWGLAVLTAPERRDLLEILEDRHGRASTIVTSQLPVDQWHEAIGDPTLADAILDRLVHNAHRLTLSGESLRRRSAVTKKLDQIVQA; via the coding sequence ATGCTGACCCATCCCACCCACGACCGACTGTTGGCGCTCGGCCTGACCGGCATTGCATCGGCGCTCGAAGAACAACGCAGGTCAACCGCCTTCGACGCCCTCTCGTTCGAAGAGCGTCTCGGCCTGCTGGTCGACCGCGAGGCTGCAGAGCGCGACACCAAGAAACTGGCCTCCCGGCTCAAGTTTGCGGCTCTGCGCCAAGATGCCAGCGTCGAGGATCTGGACCTGCGCAGCCCACGTGGTCTTGACCGCAGTGTCATGGCGCATCTTGCCGATGGCGGCTGGATCGCCCGGCACGAGAACCTGCTGATAACCGGGCCGACCGGTTTGGGCAAAAGCTGGATCGCCTGCGCCCTTGGCCACAAGGCGTGCCGGGATGGGCGGCCCGTCCTCTATCAACGTGCGCCGCGCATGTTCGAGGCCCTTGCTCTGGCCCGTGGCGATGGCCGCCATGAACGCATCCTCAAAACCATCGCCCGCATGGATGTGCTGATCATTGACGATTGGGGCCTCGCCGTCCTCACCGCCCCGGAGCGCCGTGACCTGCTGGAAATCCTCGAAGACCGCCACGGCCGCGCTTCCACCATCGTCACAAGCCAACTCCCCGTTGACCAGTGGCACGAAGCCATCGGCGACCCAACGCTCGCAGATGCCATCCTCGACCGCCTCGTTCACAACGCACACCGCCTCACCCTCTCAGGTGAAAGCCTGCGCAGGCGCTCCGCCGTCACAAAAAAGCTTGACCAAATCGTTCAAGCCTGA
- a CDS encoding IS3 family transposase (programmed frameshift), whose product MEQTSKKKTSKPYSPEFRERAVRLAMEHRDDYQSEAAALTAIAGKLGCSTDSLRVWMRQVQRDGGERPGPTSAEIARIKELERENRELRQANEILRKASAYFCPGGARPPVSQMTAFIEESREAFGVEPICRALQFAPSTFYDRRAIMRDPDRASARAKSDAALSLKIDAAWDANRKLYGARKIWHVLRRQGEDAARCTVERLMRHLGIRGVVRGKKVITTNPDTSLPCPDDKVNRLFMADRPNKLWVSDFTYVPTWSGTVYVAFVIDVFARRIVGWRVSTSMKTQFVLDALEQAIWQRKTPDNKSLVHHSDRGSQYLSIKYTERLAKAEIDLSVGTVGDAYDNALAECVIGLFKTEVINQIGPWKSMREVEWETLKWIDWYNNRRLLGPIGYIPPAEAEEAFYANLNSLDMVA is encoded by the exons ATGGAACAGACCTCAAAGAAGAAGACCTCGAAGCCGTATTCACCTGAGTTCCGCGAGCGTGCGGTGCGGCTGGCGATGGAACACCGCGATGATTATCAGAGCGAGGCTGCGGCGCTGACGGCGATTGCAGGTAAATTGGGCTGTTCGACGGACAGCCTTCGCGTCTGGATGCGACAGGTCCAGCGCGATGGTGGCGAACGGCCGGGACCTACCAGCGCTGAGATCGCGCGGATCAAAGAGCTTGAGCGCGAGAACCGGGAACTGCGGCAAGCGAACGAGATTCTGCGCAAAGCTTCAGCGTATT TTTGCCCAGGCGGAGCTCGACCGCCCGTTTCGCAAATGACTGCTTTCATTGAGGAAAGCCGAGAGGCATTCGGGGTCGAGCCGATCTGCAGGGCACTGCAGTTTGCCCCTTCCACCTTTTATGACCGGCGGGCGATCATGCGTGATCCTGACCGGGCCTCGGCCCGGGCCAAATCGGATGCCGCCCTGAGCCTCAAGATCGACGCGGCCTGGGATGCCAACCGCAAGCTCTATGGCGCGCGGAAGATCTGGCATGTTTTGCGACGGCAGGGTGAAGACGCCGCCCGCTGCACCGTGGAACGATTGATGCGCCATCTGGGCATCAGGGGCGTGGTCCGTGGCAAGAAGGTCATCACGACCAATCCTGACACGTCTCTGCCTTGCCCGGACGACAAGGTGAACCGGCTGTTCATGGCGGATCGGCCGAACAAGCTGTGGGTTTCAGATTTCACCTATGTGCCCACATGGTCCGGCACCGTCTACGTGGCCTTCGTCATCGACGTCTTTGCACGTCGTATTGTCGGTTGGCGCGTCTCGACATCGATGAAGACCCAGTTTGTGCTCGACGCGCTGGAGCAAGCGATCTGGCAAAGAAAGACGCCGGATAACAAGAGCTTGGTCCACCATTCGGACCGCGGATCACAATACCTGTCGATCAAATACACCGAACGCCTGGCCAAGGCCGAGATCGACCTTTCCGTTGGAACAGTTGGCGATGCCTATGACAACGCCTTGGCTGAATGCGTCATCGGCCTGTTCAAGACAGAGGTCATCAACCAGATCGGCCCCTGGAAATCAATGCGCGAGGTCGAATGGGAAACGCTGAAATGGATCGATTGGTATAACAACCGCCGCCTGCTTGGCCCAATCGGATACATCCCACCCGCAGAAGCAGAGGAGGCGTTCTATGCAAACCTGAACTCACTCGATATGGTCGCGTAG
- the istB gene encoding IS21-like element helper ATPase IstB: MTSREIDIHTLPGMLTALRLPSFHKLWADIATRADTEGWPAARFLAVLAEYELAERDMRRIQRHMNEAQLPAGKTLATFDFKALPTLPRARIEALAAGDWLEGGGNLIAIGNSGTGKTHILCAIGHALIERGHRVFYTRTSDLVQRLQAARRDLVLEAALAKLDKFDLIILDDITYAHKDQAETGVLFELIARRYECRSIAIAANQPFSGWDQIFPDKAMTVAAIDRLVHHAAILEMNAESFRQRAAASNKEALSRPPTTTIADNKDKGEG, encoded by the coding sequence ATGACCTCCCGCGAGATCGACATCCACACGCTGCCCGGCATGCTGACCGCGCTGCGCCTGCCCAGCTTCCACAAGCTTTGGGCCGACATCGCCACCCGTGCCGACACCGAAGGCTGGCCCGCTGCCCGCTTTCTGGCTGTCCTCGCGGAATACGAACTGGCCGAGCGCGACATGCGCCGCATTCAGCGCCACATGAACGAGGCACAGCTACCGGCTGGCAAGACGCTGGCGACCTTCGACTTCAAGGCGCTGCCAACCCTGCCGCGCGCCCGGATCGAGGCCTTGGCGGCCGGCGACTGGCTGGAGGGCGGCGGCAACCTGATCGCCATCGGCAATTCCGGCACGGGCAAAACGCACATTCTCTGCGCGATAGGCCATGCCCTGATCGAGCGGGGACACCGCGTGTTCTATACCCGCACCAGCGATCTGGTGCAGCGACTTCAGGCCGCCCGCCGCGATCTGGTGCTCGAAGCCGCGCTCGCCAAGCTCGACAAGTTCGACCTGATCATCCTCGACGACATCACCTACGCCCACAAGGATCAGGCCGAGACAGGCGTGCTCTTCGAGCTGATCGCCCGGCGCTACGAATGCCGCAGCATCGCGATCGCCGCCAACCAGCCCTTCAGCGGCTGGGACCAGATCTTCCCGGACAAGGCGATGACCGTCGCCGCCATCGACCGGCTGGTTCATCACGCAGCGATCCTGGAGATGAATGCCGAAAGCTTCCGCCAGCGCGCGGCCGCCTCCAACAAAGAGGCGCTGAGCAGACCGCCAACGACAACCATCGCCGACAACAAGGACAAAGGAGAAGGCTGA
- a CDS encoding Mu-like prophage major head subunit gpT family protein, with product MNDEYIYGVRARVNAGFGLWQLAYGSKADLTEETYAAARAAMMDFKSDGGRILGVPPTVLVVPPSLESAALHPLNTETKDGGGSNPWKGTAELIVTPYVA from the coding sequence ATGAACGACGAGTACATCTACGGCGTCCGGGCGCGGGTCAATGCGGGCTTCGGTCTCTGGCAGCTTGCTTACGGCTCCAAAGCCGACCTGACCGAAGAGACCTACGCTGCCGCGCGGGCCGCGATGATGGACTTCAAGAGCGACGGCGGGCGCATCCTGGGCGTGCCCCCGACTGTCCTGGTGGTGCCGCCGTCACTGGAAAGCGCGGCGCTGCACCCGCTGAACACCGAAACGAAGGACGGCGGCGGGTCGAACCCCTGGAAGGGCACGGCGGAACTGATCGTCACGCCGTATGTGGCCTGA
- a CDS encoding helix-turn-helix domain-containing protein, producing MTELARPFPRPTAQVEPYFNVLGAELTVEFLLTFDGAELYLAAEPKGRSRLETLVGPDKARALGRSTRITQRRVPLAKAWLAAVLEWQGHSTADIARTLRTSDISVRKWLKVAEERRVG from the coding sequence ATGACAGAACTCGCGCGCCCCTTCCCCCGGCCAACCGCGCAGGTGGAACCCTACTTCAACGTGCTGGGCGCGGAGCTGACCGTTGAATTCCTGCTGACCTTCGACGGGGCGGAACTCTACCTGGCAGCCGAACCCAAGGGCCGGTCCCGCCTTGAAACTCTGGTCGGACCGGACAAGGCCCGCGCTCTGGGCAGGTCCACCCGGATCACGCAACGCCGCGTCCCGCTTGCCAAGGCATGGCTTGCCGCCGTCCTGGAATGGCAGGGCCATTCCACCGCCGATATCGCCCGGACGCTCCGCACCAGCGACATCAGCGTCCGGAAATGGCTGAAGGTGGCAGAAGAACGGCGGGTGGGATGA
- a CDS encoding 5-formyltetrahydrofolate cyclo-ligase, with translation MTADAKAEARRAAFAARKTAHAAGQGQAGALLADWLAPHAGKVLAGYMAMRTEIDPAEAMAAHDGPVCVPVIPGPAQPLRFREWTPGCPMVPGTFGALVPAEGAWLDPQVLIVPLLAFDRRGFRLGYGGGFYDRTLQALRARHPTLAVGFAFDAQEVPLVPTDATDERLDTVITEAGPFALSSW, from the coding sequence ATGACGGCCGACGCCAAGGCCGAAGCCCGCCGCGCCGCCTTCGCCGCGCGCAAGACGGCCCATGCGGCGGGGCAGGGGCAGGCGGGCGCGCTGCTGGCCGACTGGCTGGCGCCCCATGCGGGCAAGGTTCTGGCCGGCTACATGGCGATGCGGACCGAGATCGACCCGGCCGAGGCCATGGCCGCCCACGACGGCCCGGTCTGCGTGCCGGTGATCCCCGGTCCTGCACAACCCCTGCGGTTTCGCGAATGGACCCCGGGCTGCCCGATGGTCCCGGGCACGTTCGGCGCGCTGGTCCCGGCCGAGGGAGCCTGGCTCGACCCGCAGGTGCTGATCGTTCCCCTCCTGGCCTTCGACCGGCGCGGCTTCCGCCTCGGCTACGGCGGCGGATTCTACGACCGCACCCTGCAGGCCCTGCGCGCCCGCCACCCCACGCTCGCAGTGGGCTTCGCCTTCGACGCGCAGGAAGTCCCGCTGGTCCCCACCGATGCCACCGACGAACGCCTCGACACGGTGATCACCGAGGCCGGACCCTTTGCGCTTTCTTCTTGGTGA
- the mgtE gene encoding magnesium transporter, with the protein MTDSTLPETEGDALDARRIAAILAAVEAGDTVRLTALIDPLHAADIADLLEQIRPADRRDLLRMWSGEIDGEILSEIDESIREEVIDSLSPETLAEAVRDLDTDDVVDILEDLEEPQQAMILGALEDVDRVAVEQAMSYPEYSAGRLMQREVVVAPEHWTVGEATDWLHEAERLPDQFYHVILVDPRMKPQGYVTLGRLLSARRDARLRDLVEDSFRTVKATDAEADVAYIFNQYHLISCPVVDAAGRLVGVITIDDAMNVLDEEHEEDMLRLAGVGDESAISDRVLETTRLRLPWLFVNLLTAILASLVIAQFSDTITSLVALAVLMPIVASMGGNAGTQSLTVAVRALATRDLTGSNVWRVIRRETIVGLVNGLFFAVVMGLVSWVWFGDRMLGLVIGIAMVVNMLVAGMAGILIPVLMEKARVDPALASGTFVTTVTDVVGFFAFLGLAAVMLI; encoded by the coding sequence ATGACGGACTCAACACTGCCCGAGACGGAAGGCGACGCGCTCGACGCCCGCCGCATCGCCGCGATTCTGGCGGCGGTCGAGGCGGGCGATACCGTCCGGCTGACGGCGCTGATCGACCCGCTGCACGCCGCCGACATTGCCGACCTTCTGGAACAGATCCGCCCCGCAGACCGCCGCGACCTGCTGCGCATGTGGTCCGGCGAGATCGACGGCGAGATCCTGTCGGAAATCGACGAGTCGATCCGCGAAGAGGTGATCGACTCCCTGTCGCCCGAGACGCTGGCCGAAGCGGTCCGCGATCTGGACACCGATGATGTCGTCGACATCCTCGAAGACCTCGAAGAACCGCAGCAGGCGATGATCCTCGGCGCGCTGGAGGATGTCGACCGGGTCGCGGTCGAACAGGCGATGAGCTACCCGGAATATTCGGCCGGCCGCCTGATGCAACGCGAGGTGGTCGTCGCCCCCGAACACTGGACGGTGGGCGAGGCGACCGACTGGCTGCACGAGGCCGAGCGGCTGCCCGACCAGTTCTACCATGTCATCCTGGTCGACCCCCGGATGAAACCGCAAGGCTATGTGACCCTTGGCCGCCTGTTGTCGGCCAGGCGCGATGCCCGGCTGCGCGATCTGGTCGAAGACAGCTTCCGCACCGTCAAGGCCACCGATGCCGAGGCCGACGTGGCCTATATCTTCAACCAGTATCACCTGATTTCCTGCCCGGTGGTCGATGCGGCCGGGCGGCTGGTCGGCGTGATCACCATCGACGACGCGATGAACGTGCTCGACGAGGAACACGAGGAAGACATGCTGCGCCTCGCCGGGGTCGGCGACGAAAGCGCCATTTCCGACCGGGTGCTTGAAACCACGCGCCTGCGCCTGCCGTGGCTGTTCGTCAACCTGCTGACGGCGATCCTCGCCAGTCTGGTCATCGCCCAGTTCTCGGACACGATCACCTCGCTTGTGGCGCTGGCAGTGCTGATGCCGATCGTGGCCTCGATGGGCGGCAACGCGGGCACCCAGTCGCTGACGGTGGCCGTGCGCGCACTTGCGACCCGCGACCTCACCGGCTCGAACGTCTGGCGGGTGATCCGGCGCGAAACCATCGTCGGGCTGGTGAACGGGCTGTTCTTCGCGGTGGTGATGGGGCTCGTCAGCTGGGTCTGGTTCGGTGACCGGATGCTGGGGCTGGTGATCGGCATCGCCATGGTGGTCAACATGCTTGTCGCGGGCATGGCGGGTATCCTGATCCCGGTGCTGATGGAAAAGGCCCGCGTCGACCCGGCGCTGGCCTCGGGCACCTTCGTGACCACGGTGACCGATGTCGTGGGCTTCTTCGCCTTCCTCGGCCTTGCCGCCGTGATGCTGATATGA
- the guaD gene encoding guanine deaminase: MADLVLGQVLSFAGDAMRDGPGAARHITHGGVLIEGGRIVAVGDGAGLRAAHPGARVTDHGAALISAGFVDAHVHYPQTAIIASWGKRLIDWLNTYTFPEEMRFADAGYAAEIAGRYLDLTLAQGTTTVCSYATIHPQSVDAIFEAARARGQRIFAGKTCMDRNAPEGLCDTVQSAYDDSKRLLRAWHGVDRLSYVITPRFSPTSTPEQLAALGALWREYPDCLMQTHLSEQPDEIAWVQSLFPQSRDYLDTYEAQGLLREGAVYGHAIHLTPRERDRLAEAGASVVHCPTSNTFIGSGLFDMGLAARLRVGLATDTGGGSSFSMLRTMAAAYEVAQLRGQPLHPAQLWWLATVGSARALHAEHQIGNLAPGIEADLVVIDLASTPAIAQAVTRAEDLWQALFPTIMMGDDRAIRSVWVGGRQVF, from the coding sequence ATGGCGGATCTGGTTCTGGGGCAGGTGCTGTCCTTCGCGGGCGATGCGATGCGCGACGGGCCGGGGGCGGCGCGTCACATCACCCACGGCGGCGTGCTGATCGAGGGCGGGCGAATTGTGGCGGTGGGCGACGGGGCGGGCCTGCGGGCGGCGCATCCGGGCGCGCGTGTGACCGACCACGGGGCGGCGCTGATTTCGGCCGGCTTTGTCGATGCCCATGTGCATTACCCGCAGACCGCGATCATCGCCAGCTGGGGCAAGCGGCTGATCGACTGGCTGAACACCTACACCTTCCCCGAAGAGATGCGCTTTGCCGATGCGGGCTATGCCGCCGAGATTGCCGGGCGCTACCTGGATCTGACGCTGGCGCAGGGCACCACCACGGTGTGCAGCTATGCCACGATCCATCCGCAAAGCGTGGACGCGATCTTTGAGGCCGCACGGGCGCGGGGTCAGCGCATCTTTGCCGGCAAGACCTGCATGGACCGCAACGCCCCCGAGGGGCTCTGCGACACTGTGCAGTCGGCCTATGATGACAGCAAGCGCCTGCTGCGGGCGTGGCACGGGGTGGACCGGCTGTCCTATGTGATCACGCCGCGCTTTTCCCCGACCTCGACGCCCGAGCAACTGGCGGCGCTGGGGGCGCTTTGGCGCGAATATCCTGACTGCCTGATGCAGACGCATCTCAGCGAGCAGCCCGACGAGATCGCCTGGGTTCAAAGCCTGTTTCCGCAGTCGCGCGACTATCTTGACACCTACGAGGCGCAGGGCCTGCTACGTGAGGGCGCGGTTTACGGCCACGCCATCCACCTGACGCCGCGCGAACGCGACAGGCTGGCCGAGGCGGGGGCGAGCGTGGTGCATTGCCCGACCTCGAACACCTTCATCGGGTCAGGCCTGTTCGACATGGGGCTGGCAGCAAGGCTGCGGGTCGGGTTGGCCACCGACACCGGCGGCGGGTCGTCCTTTTCCATGCTGCGCACCATGGCGGCGGCCTATGAGGTGGCGCAGTTGCGCGGCCAGCCGCTGCACCCGGCGCAGCTGTGGTGGCTCGCCACGGTCGGCTCGGCACGCGCCCTGCACGCCGAACACCAGATCGGCAATCTGGCACCGGGGATCGAGGCCGATCTGGTGGTGATCGACCTCGCCTCGACCCCCGCCATCGCGCAGGCGGTGACACGGGCGGAGGATCTGTGGCAGGCGCTGTTTCCCACCATCATGATGGGCGACGACCGCGCGATCCGGTCGGTCTGGGTCGGGGGGCGGCAGGTTTTCTGA
- a CDS encoding YidB family protein: protein MSKSTPSLLALLGLVAFAGYQNRGRLSEMLADARQKAPGSSPDRQYPDGQHAGDSQDGGFLSEIGRMFGAGASGGTLASGLSDLVNRFKDSGRAGPAESWVSTNPNRPLDVSELESAIGIETLDELSQKTGLSRAQLLLRLNAALPEVVNRFTPDGRLPTETEARHFD from the coding sequence ATGTCGAAATCCACACCCTCCCTGCTTGCCCTTCTGGGGCTGGTCGCCTTTGCCGGTTACCAGAACCGTGGTCGGCTCAGCGAGATGCTGGCCGATGCCCGGCAGAAGGCGCCGGGGTCGAGCCCCGACCGGCAGTATCCCGACGGGCAACACGCAGGCGACTCTCAGGATGGGGGCTTTCTGTCCGAGATCGGCCGGATGTTCGGTGCCGGAGCGTCGGGCGGGACGCTTGCCTCGGGGCTCAGCGACCTCGTGAACCGGTTCAAGGACAGCGGCCGCGCAGGCCCCGCCGAAAGCTGGGTGTCGACCAACCCCAACCGGCCCCTTGACGTGAGCGAGCTTGAATCTGCCATCGGCATCGAAACGCTGGACGAACTCAGCCAGAAGACCGGGCTTTCCCGTGCCCAGCTGCTCCTCCGGCTGAATGCGGCGCTGCCCGAGGTCGTCAACCGCTTCACGCCGGACGGGCGGTTGCCAACCGAAACCGAGGCTCGCCACTTCGACTGA
- a CDS encoding GlsB/YeaQ/YmgE family stress response membrane protein: MGIIWTIVIGFIAGVIAKFVMPGDNEPSGFVLTTILGIVGAIVATYFGQSLGWYAPGQGAGFIGAAVGAIIVLAVWGFVRKRT; this comes from the coding sequence ATGGGAATCATCTGGACCATCGTGATCGGCTTCATTGCCGGCGTCATCGCAAAATTCGTGATGCCGGGCGACAACGAACCGTCCGGCTTCGTCCTGACCACGATCCTTGGCATCGTGGGCGCGATCGTTGCCACCTACTTCGGGCAAAGCCTGGGCTGGTATGCCCCCGGTCAGGGCGCTGGTTTCATCGGCGCGGCGGTCGGCGCCATCATCGTGCTCGCGGTCTGGGGCTTCGTGCGCAAGCGCACCTGA
- a CDS encoding 8-oxoguanine deaminase: MADPAETLIRGAAAVVTMDEGRREIAGGDVLIRGGVIVAVGQGLTTTGRVIIAQGCVVTPGLVNTHHHLSQTLTRVVPGGQDALLFGWLKTLYPIWARFGPEEMFVSAQIGLAELALSGCTLTSDHLYLYPNGARLDDTIAAAQEVGLRFHPTRAAMSIGETAGGLPPDALVETESAILADSIRVIDAFHDPAEGAMLRVGIAPCSPFSVSRDLMREAALLARDKGVMLHTHLAENDEDVAYSLARFGCRPGQYAEDLGWTGADVWHAHCVKLDAAEIGLFARSGTGVAHCPCSNCRLGSGIAPVRAMRDAGVKVGLGVDGSASNDAGNLLLETRQALLLQRVARGADAMAAREALEIATLGGARVLGRPDCGALEPGKRADLAIWGVSGIEAAGAWDQVAALVLCGPTRVRDLFGEGRQVVAGGQITTIDLPRAIARQTGLARRLIGA; encoded by the coding sequence GTGGCTGATCCGGCCGAAACCCTGATCCGCGGCGCCGCCGCCGTGGTGACGATGGACGAAGGCCGACGCGAGATTGCGGGCGGCGACGTGCTGATCCGCGGCGGGGTGATCGTGGCGGTCGGGCAGGGGCTGACGACCACCGGCCGGGTGATCATTGCGCAGGGCTGCGTGGTGACGCCGGGGCTGGTGAACACCCATCACCACCTTTCCCAGACGCTGACAAGGGTGGTGCCCGGCGGGCAGGACGCCTTGCTGTTCGGCTGGCTGAAAACGCTCTACCCGATCTGGGCGCGCTTTGGCCCCGAGGAGATGTTCGTTTCAGCCCAGATCGGTCTGGCAGAGCTGGCGCTTTCGGGCTGCACCCTGACCTCGGATCACCTTTACCTCTACCCCAACGGCGCGCGGCTGGATGACACCATCGCGGCGGCGCAGGAGGTCGGGCTGCGCTTCCACCCGACACGCGCCGCGATGAGCATCGGTGAAACTGCCGGTGGCCTGCCGCCCGATGCGCTGGTGGAAACCGAATCCGCCATTCTGGCCGACAGCATCCGGGTGATCGACGCCTTCCACGACCCGGCCGAGGGGGCGATGCTGCGCGTGGGCATTGCCCCCTGTTCGCCCTTTTCGGTCAGCCGCGACCTGATGCGCGAGGCGGCGCTGCTCGCGCGCGACAAGGGCGTGATGCTGCACACCCATCTGGCCGAGAATGACGAGGATGTGGCGTATTCGCTGGCCCGCTTCGGCTGCCGCCCCGGCCAGTATGCCGAGGATCTGGGCTGGACCGGCGCCGACGTGTGGCACGCGCATTGCGTGAAACTCGACGCCGCCGAGATCGGCCTGTTCGCCCGCTCGGGCACCGGGGTGGCGCATTGCCCCTGTTCCAACTGCCGTCTCGGTTCCGGTATCGCCCCGGTGCGGGCCATGCGCGATGCCGGGGTCAAGGTCGGGCTGGGGGTCGATGGCTCGGCCAGCAATGATGCGGGCAATCTGCTGCTGGAAACCAGGCAGGCGCTCTTGTTGCAGCGCGTGGCGCGTGGGGCCGACGCGATGGCCGCGCGCGAGGCGCTGGAGATTGCCACCCTTGGCGGCGCGCGCGTGCTGGGGCGGCCCGATTGCGGTGCGCTGGAGCCCGGCAAGCGCGCCGATCTGGCGATCTGGGGTGTCTCGGGCATCGAGGCGGCGGGGGCGTGGGATCAGGTCGCGGCACTGGTGCTTTGCGGGCCGACACGGGTGCGCGACCTGTTCGGCGAGGGGCGGCAGGTGGTGGCGGGCGGGCAGATCACCACCATCGACCTGCCGCGGGCCATCGCCCGGCAGACCGGCCTTGCCCGCCGGTTGATCGGCGCCTGA
- a CDS encoding ABC transporter permease, with the protein MALPSYASPLEKLWHYTYLAICALIFLFLIAPILIVIPLSFNAEPYFTFTQKMLALDPTGYSLRWYDLLLTNGMSAPDGVRNSGWWADAWANSAWIRAAKNSLIIGIFSTLVATVLGTIAALGLARPEMPYRRAVMAVLISPMIVPIIITATGLFFFYSNPCATLDWAVGNVGCKPMTGTYIGVILAHATLGIPFVIITVTATLIGFDRSLSRAAASLGASPATSFFKITLPLILPGVVSGALFAFVTSFDEVVVVLFVAAHDQQTIPRQMWNGIRESISPAILSVATILVIVSVGLLAMVEILRRRSEKLRGVSPG; encoded by the coding sequence ATGGCCCTTCCCAGCTATGCCTCGCCGCTCGAGAAGCTCTGGCACTACACCTATCTCGCGATCTGCGCCCTGATCTTCCTGTTCCTGATCGCGCCGATCCTGATCGTGATCCCGCTCAGCTTCAACGCCGAGCCCTATTTCACCTTCACCCAGAAGATGCTGGCGCTCGACCCCACCGGCTATTCGCTGCGCTGGTATGACCTTCTGCTGACCAACGGCATGTCGGCCCCCGACGGGGTGCGCAACAGCGGCTGGTGGGCGGATGCCTGGGCCAATTCTGCCTGGATCCGGGCGGCGAAGAATTCGCTGATCATCGGCATCTTCTCGACGCTGGTTGCCACCGTGCTCGGCACCATCGCGGCGCTGGGGCTGGCGCGGCCGGAAATGCCCTACCGGCGGGCCGTGATGGCGGTGCTGATCTCGCCGATGATCGTGCCGATCATCATCACAGCGACGGGGCTTTTCTTCTTCTATTCGAACCCCTGCGCCACGCTCGACTGGGCGGTGGGCAACGTCGGCTGCAAGCCGATGACCGGCACCTATATCGGCGTCATTCTGGCCCATGCCACGCTGGGCATCCCCTTCGTCATCATCACCGTCACCGCCACCCTGATCGGCTTCGACCGCTCGCTCAGCCGGGCGGCGGCCTCGCTGGGCGCGTCGCCCGCGACCTCGTTCTTCAAGATCACCCTGCCGCTGATCCTGCCGGGCGTGGTGTCGGGCGCGCTTTTTGCCTTTGTCACCTCGTTCGACGAGGTGGTGGTGGTGCTGTTCGTCGCGGCGCATGACCAGCAGACCATCCCGCGCCAGATGTGGAACGGCATCCGCGAGTCGATCAGCCCCGCGATCCTGTCGGTGGCGACGATTCTGGTGATCGTTTCGGTCGGGCTGCTGGCGATGGTGGAAATCCTGCGGCGGCGGTCGGAAAAGCTGCGCGGCGTGTCGCCGGGCTGA